A region of Nitrospinota bacterium DNA encodes the following proteins:
- the carB gene encoding carbamoyl-phosphate synthase large subunit: MPKRTDINKILIIGAGPIVIGQACEFDYSGAQACKALKEEGYTVCLVNSNPATIMTDPELADRTYIEPLTVDMLERIIARERPDAILPTVGGQTALNLAVGLAEAGVLDKYGAELIGAKLPAIKKAEDRNLFKQAMLEIGLTVPLSAMAHNMEEARSALKTVGLPAILRPAFTLGGAGGAVATTEEEYEKYCAYGLSVSPVSQLLIEQSISGWKEYELEVMRDLNDNVVIICSIENFDPMGIHTGDSITVAPAQTLTDREYQIMRDAALKIIREIGVDTGGSNIQFAVNPKTGDLVIIEMNPRVSRSSALASKATGFPIAKIAAKLAVGYTLDEIRNDITKVTPSSFEPSIDYCVVKVPRFAFEKFPKADRRLTTQMKSVGEVMSIGRTFKEAFQKAIRSLELGSFGFEEHTSATIEEVIEKMAVPSWDRLWYVAEAMRRGLPMEKVWEITAIDRWFLRNIKDILDAERDIKEKGLEDADNLRWWKAMGFSDRRLAALTGKTEDEVRHLRGDTGVKPVYKRVDTCAAEFEAHTPYLYSTYEEECEAEPTDRKKVMILGGGPNRIGQGIEFDYCCVHAAKGLKKDGYETIMVNCNPETVSTDYDTSDRLYFEPLTLEDVLSIIEVEKPYGVIVQFGGQTPLNLARTLKKAGAPIIGTTPESIHRAEDRESFKEMLHKLGLKQPDNGIATNPEQALTIARRIGYPVVVRPSYVLGGRAMEIVYDDEALEYYMAHAVKASPDHPVLIDKFLSDAIEMDVDAISDGEMVVIGGVMEHIEEAGVHSGDSACSLPPRNISKKLVDEVKRQTKAMAIELGTVGLINVQFAIKDDQIYVLEVNPRASRTIPFVSKTIGVPLAQLAARVMAGKKLPELGFTEEVVHEHVAVKESVFPFIKFPNVDTILGPEMKSTGEVMGLDRSFPRSFGKATLASGSTLPEGGTVFISVMDKDKARTMSIAKTLGEFGFKILATRGTGGKLNAAGIAVEVVHKVGEGTPTCVDRIKEGGVDLVINTTSGKKSIEDSYEIRRMALHKNIPYFTTIQGAEAAVLAITARFRQDMEARTLQEYFEDMALRGAAR, encoded by the coding sequence ATGCCAAAACGTACTGACATAAATAAAATCCTCATTATCGGCGCGGGGCCGATCGTGATAGGCCAGGCTTGCGAGTTCGACTATTCCGGCGCCCAGGCCTGCAAGGCGCTCAAGGAAGAGGGTTACACCGTTTGTCTCGTCAACTCCAATCCGGCCACGATTATGACCGACCCGGAGCTGGCCGACCGCACATATATAGAACCCCTCACCGTGGACATGCTGGAGCGGATTATCGCGAGGGAACGGCCGGACGCCATCCTTCCCACAGTGGGAGGGCAGACGGCGCTGAACCTTGCCGTGGGACTCGCGGAGGCGGGCGTTCTGGACAAATACGGCGCGGAGCTTATCGGCGCCAAACTGCCAGCCATTAAAAAGGCGGAAGACCGCAACCTGTTCAAACAGGCCATGCTGGAGATAGGGCTTACGGTGCCATTGTCCGCCATGGCCCACAACATGGAAGAGGCTCGGTCTGCGTTGAAAACCGTGGGGCTTCCGGCAATCCTTCGCCCCGCGTTCACCCTGGGGGGCGCGGGCGGGGCCGTGGCCACCACCGAAGAGGAATACGAAAAATATTGCGCCTACGGGTTATCTGTAAGCCCTGTCTCCCAGCTCCTAATCGAGCAATCCATATCGGGCTGGAAAGAGTACGAGCTGGAGGTGATGCGCGACCTTAACGACAACGTGGTGATCATCTGCTCCATCGAGAATTTCGACCCCATGGGCATCCACACCGGCGACTCCATCACCGTAGCCCCGGCCCAAACGTTGACGGACAGGGAATACCAGATTATGCGCGACGCGGCGCTGAAAATAATCCGCGAGATAGGGGTGGACACCGGCGGCTCCAACATCCAGTTCGCCGTGAATCCAAAGACCGGCGACCTGGTGATAATAGAGATGAATCCGCGCGTGTCCCGCTCGTCGGCGCTGGCGTCGAAAGCCACGGGGTTCCCCATCGCAAAGATAGCGGCGAAACTGGCGGTGGGCTACACGCTGGACGAGATAAGGAACGACATTACCAAGGTCACACCCTCATCGTTCGAGCCTTCCATAGATTATTGCGTGGTAAAAGTCCCCAGGTTCGCGTTCGAAAAATTCCCGAAGGCGGACCGGCGGCTGACCACGCAGATGAAATCCGTGGGAGAGGTGATGAGCATCGGCCGCACCTTCAAGGAGGCGTTCCAGAAAGCCATCCGCTCGCTGGAGCTGGGCTCTTTCGGTTTCGAGGAGCATACATCGGCCACCATTGAAGAGGTTATCGAAAAGATGGCCGTGCCCTCATGGGACAGGCTATGGTACGTGGCGGAGGCCATGCGGCGCGGCCTGCCGATGGAAAAGGTGTGGGAAATAACGGCCATTGACCGCTGGTTTTTGCGAAACATAAAAGACATTCTGGACGCCGAGAGGGACATAAAAGAAAAAGGGCTGGAGGACGCCGACAACCTGCGGTGGTGGAAGGCCATGGGCTTTTCGGACCGGCGGCTGGCGGCGTTGACCGGGAAAACCGAAGACGAGGTGAGACACCTGAGGGGCGATACCGGCGTGAAACCGGTTTACAAACGGGTGGACACCTGCGCGGCGGAGTTCGAGGCCCATACGCCATACCTTTATTCCACGTATGAAGAGGAATGCGAGGCGGAGCCGACAGACCGCAAAAAGGTGATGATATTGGGCGGCGGGCCCAACCGGATAGGGCAGGGGATAGAGTTCGACTATTGCTGTGTCCACGCGGCGAAAGGGCTGAAGAAAGACGGTTACGAGACCATCATGGTCAACTGCAACCCGGAAACCGTATCCACGGATTACGATACGTCCGACCGGCTCTACTTCGAGCCGCTGACGCTGGAAGACGTGCTTTCCATCATCGAGGTGGAAAAACCTTACGGCGTTATAGTCCAGTTCGGCGGGCAAACCCCGTTGAACCTGGCCAGGACGCTCAAAAAAGCCGGGGCGCCGATTATCGGAACCACGCCGGAATCCATCCATCGCGCCGAGGACCGGGAAAGTTTCAAGGAGATGCTTCACAAACTCGGCTTGAAACAGCCGGACAACGGCATCGCCACCAACCCGGAGCAGGCGCTTACCATAGCGCGGCGGATAGGTTACCCGGTGGTGGTGCGCCCTTCATACGTGCTGGGCGGTCGGGCCATGGAGATAGTTTACGACGATGAAGCGCTGGAATATTACATGGCCCATGCCGTGAAAGCCTCGCCGGACCATCCCGTGCTTATAGACAAGTTTTTGAGCGACGCCATCGAGATGGATGTGGACGCCATATCCGACGGCGAGATGGTGGTCATCGGCGGCGTGATGGAGCATATAGAAGAAGCGGGAGTGCATTCGGGAGACTCCGCCTGCTCCCTGCCTCCGCGCAACATAAGCAAAAAGCTGGTGGACGAAGTGAAACGCCAGACAAAAGCCATGGCCATAGAGCTGGGCACAGTGGGCCTGATAAACGTCCAGTTCGCCATAAAAGACGACCAGATATATGTGCTGGAGGTGAACCCAAGGGCCTCCCGCACCATACCATTCGTGTCGAAAACCATCGGCGTTCCGCTGGCCCAGCTGGCGGCGCGGGTGATGGCCGGAAAGAAACTTCCAGAGCTTGGATTCACCGAAGAAGTGGTTCACGAACATGTGGCGGTGAAAGAGTCGGTGTTCCCGTTCATAAAATTCCCGAACGTGGATACCATTTTAGGCCCCGAGATGAAATCCACCGGCGAGGTTATGGGGTTGGACAGGTCGTTCCCCCGTTCATTCGGCAAGGCCACGCTGGCCTCCGGCTCCACATTGCCGGAAGGGGGCACGGTGTTCATATCTGTGATGGACAAAGACAAAGCCCGCACCATGAGCATCGCCAAAACCCTGGGCGAATTTGGTTTTAAAATTCTGGCTACCAGGGGAACCGGCGGTAAGCTTAATGCGGCTGGGATAGCAGTGGAGGTCGTCCATAAAGTGGGGGAAGGCACCCCCACTTGCGTGGACCGTATAAAGGAAGGCGGAGTGGACCTGGTGATAAACACCACATCCGGCAAGAAATCCATTGAAGACTCTTATGAGATCCGGCGCATGGCGCTACACAAGAATATTCCGTACTTCACAACCATCCAAGGGGCCGAAGCGGCGGTGCTGGCCATTACGGCCAGGTTCCGGCAGGACATGGAGGCGCGAACGCTTCAGGAGTATTTTGAGGATATGGCCCTGCGAGGCGCCGCCAGATAA
- a CDS encoding transglutaminase domain-containing protein: MNHKLAWVLAALFLALPFNGYAAEPMREWQNRTYEKTLSENWMNIFFQGQKIGFSFEKVETGPKGFRVTGRAVVKFAVADTTQDMSFSQTYYLEPDYRMKGFVSLHTMQNQRQQTVGEVAGKDLNLDITGAGGSRRVTKKLETGVYFAETLELMLKDKLKPGFKGKFPIYLAEMRAMDEIAVEVIGRQTIQHEGKPVDTLVTQTSIRGISTKSYIGANGEKLREESPMGFTSIKVSEREAISMPAATIPITSLITFSLIKPSKPIKDPLALKELKLTVGGFESPVILPSDERQTTGRPEWRKGADGKSKLSIPVTIKKLAPKQDLPLARVSRMEEGYLKPTPEIQSDNKLIASEARKMVGHEKDAYKAAILINRWVFSNVKKKLVDSFTAIDVLLSKEGECQSHTNLFAALARSVGIPTRVAAGLVYSVEHQGFLFHAWPEVYVGQWISVDPTLGQDVADATHIKLTDGEYENLIKLLQFLVKINITVEPAG; encoded by the coding sequence TTGAACCATAAATTGGCCTGGGTTCTTGCGGCGTTATTCCTTGCCCTGCCGTTCAACGGCTACGCCGCGGAGCCGATGAGGGAGTGGCAGAACCGGACATACGAGAAAACCCTGTCCGAAAACTGGATGAACATCTTCTTCCAGGGGCAGAAAATCGGTTTCTCCTTCGAAAAGGTTGAAACCGGCCCGAAGGGTTTTCGGGTTACAGGCCGGGCGGTGGTGAAGTTCGCCGTGGCGGACACCACGCAGGACATGTCTTTTTCCCAGACCTATTATCTCGAGCCCGATTACCGCATGAAAGGGTTCGTGTCGCTCCACACCATGCAGAACCAGCGTCAGCAAACCGTGGGCGAGGTGGCAGGTAAAGATCTGAACCTGGACATCACCGGGGCGGGCGGCTCCCGGCGGGTAACAAAAAAACTGGAAACCGGCGTATATTTCGCGGAGACGCTGGAGCTGATGCTGAAGGATAAACTGAAACCCGGATTCAAGGGCAAGTTCCCCATCTATCTGGCGGAAATGCGCGCCATGGATGAAATCGCTGTGGAGGTTATAGGCCGGCAAACCATTCAGCATGAGGGCAAACCGGTGGATACGCTGGTGACGCAAACCAGCATCCGTGGCATATCCACCAAAAGCTACATAGGCGCTAATGGTGAAAAACTCCGGGAGGAAAGCCCCATGGGGTTCACCTCCATAAAAGTGTCAGAGCGGGAGGCCATTAGCATGCCCGCGGCCACCATACCTATAACAAGCCTTATCACGTTCAGTCTTATAAAGCCGAGCAAACCAATTAAAGATCCGCTGGCGCTAAAAGAGCTTAAATTAACGGTGGGCGGGTTTGAGTCGCCGGTAATCCTTCCCTCCGACGAACGCCAGACCACGGGCAGGCCGGAGTGGAGAAAAGGCGCGGACGGGAAGAGCAAACTGAGCATACCGGTGACCATAAAGAAGCTGGCGCCAAAGCAGGATTTGCCGCTGGCGCGGGTTTCCCGGATGGAGGAGGGTTACTTGAAACCCACGCCGGAAATCCAGAGCGACAACAAGCTGATAGCCTCCGAGGCCAGAAAAATGGTGGGTCATGAGAAGGACGCTTACAAGGCGGCCATCCTTATCAACCGGTGGGTTTTTTCCAACGTGAAAAAAAAGCTGGTGGACTCCTTCACGGCCATTGACGTACTGTTGTCAAAAGAAGGAGAATGCCAGAGCCATACAAACCTGTTCGCCGCCTTGGCTAGAAGCGTGGGGATACCAACCCGCGTCGCGGCGGGGCTGGTGTATTCTGTGGAGCACCAGGGGTTTTTATTCCACGCCTGGCCCGAAGTTTACGTGGGCCAATGGATAAGCGTTGATCCTACATTGGGGCAAGACGTGGCGGACGCCACCCATATTAAACTAACAGACGGGGAATACGAAAACTTGATAAAGCTACTCCAGTTCCTCGTTAAGATAAATATTACTGTGGAACCGGCGGGTTAA
- a CDS encoding dihydroorotate dehydrogenase electron transfer subunit, whose translation MNYSIDCIVRASDTLSDGFFHLSLEPVRKISKIVPGQFVMVRCAAQLDPFLRRPMSIADFEPDGSRFGLLIKQVGKGTRYLAGLAPWSSLDVMGPYGQGFTVPEGVRKIWIVAGGSGVAPFLGLLANSPKGAYEHTVFLGAKNESELLYLNRLEKHARVITATEDGSHGFSGYVTEPFSTEISGGARPDIIFTCGPTPMMKKVAQLAEELGIPCQVSLENSMACGFGACLGCVVKARGQDKYLTVCKNGPVFDALRIEL comes from the coding sequence ATGAATTATTCCATTGATTGCATCGTGAGAGCCTCGGACACCTTGTCCGACGGGTTCTTCCACCTTTCGCTGGAGCCGGTGCGGAAGATATCGAAAATCGTTCCGGGCCAGTTCGTGATGGTGCGGTGCGCGGCCCAGCTGGATCCTTTCCTGCGAAGGCCCATGAGCATAGCGGACTTTGAGCCGGACGGATCCCGGTTCGGTTTGCTGATAAAACAGGTGGGCAAAGGCACCCGTTATCTGGCGGGTCTTGCGCCCTGGAGCAGTCTGGACGTAATGGGCCCGTATGGCCAGGGTTTTACTGTTCCTGAGGGGGTAAGAAAAATATGGATAGTGGCGGGCGGCTCCGGCGTGGCTCCGTTTCTGGGTTTGCTTGCCAACAGCCCTAAAGGCGCCTATGAGCACACCGTTTTTCTTGGCGCCAAGAACGAAAGCGAGCTTTTATACCTTAACCGGCTGGAAAAACACGCCCGGGTTATCACGGCCACGGAAGATGGATCCCACGGCTTTTCAGGGTATGTAACGGAGCCGTTCTCCACGGAGATTTCCGGCGGAGCAAGACCCGACATTATTTTCACCTGCGGCCCCACGCCCATGATGAAGAAAGTTGCCCAACTGGCCGAAGAGCTGGGCATCCCCTGCCAGGTGTCATTGGAGAACAGCATGGCCTGCGGGTTCGGGGCTTGCCTGGGGTGCGTGGTAAAAGCCAGGGGGCAGGACAAATATTTAACCGTGTGCAAGAACGGCCCCGTGTTCGACGCGCTGAGGATAGAGCTTTAG
- a CDS encoding dihydroorotate dehydrogenase yields MGNVNLSVNFGGVPLKNPIVGASGTFGYGIMYNRFYDLEEIGGFVTKGLSNFPRAGNKPPRIFETASGMLNAIGLQNIGFEKFVKDKMPVLRGVNTAVIANFFGATVEEYAQMAEKLGNVDGVAALEMNISCPNIKEGGIAFGSDVKLTGTVVKACRKATTKPLIVKLSPNVGDITEFAKACEANGADGLSVINTIVGMAIDIRKREPALSNVTGGLSGPAIKPIALRMVWQCYKSVKIPIFGIGGVVSAEDVVEFIMAGATAVQVGSMNFVDPYICKRLKDELPEVLSDLGVQDINEIIGAAHSL; encoded by the coding sequence ATGGGGAATGTAAACCTTTCGGTGAACTTTGGCGGCGTGCCGCTGAAAAACCCAATAGTGGGGGCTTCGGGCACGTTCGGTTACGGCATAATGTACAACCGGTTTTACGACCTGGAGGAGATCGGCGGGTTCGTAACCAAGGGTCTTTCCAATTTCCCCAGGGCGGGCAACAAGCCACCGAGGATTTTCGAGACCGCCTCCGGCATGCTTAACGCCATCGGTTTGCAGAACATCGGGTTTGAAAAGTTCGTTAAAGACAAAATGCCGGTTTTGCGGGGTGTGAACACCGCCGTGATAGCCAATTTTTTCGGCGCCACGGTGGAGGAATACGCCCAGATGGCCGAGAAACTGGGGAATGTGGACGGAGTGGCGGCGCTGGAGATGAACATATCCTGCCCCAACATAAAAGAGGGTGGCATAGCTTTCGGCTCCGATGTAAAACTTACAGGAACCGTGGTGAAGGCATGCAGAAAGGCCACCACCAAACCTTTGATAGTGAAACTTTCCCCCAACGTGGGGGATATTACGGAATTCGCCAAGGCCTGCGAGGCCAACGGGGCCGACGGGTTGAGCGTGATTAACACCATCGTGGGCATGGCCATAGACATCAGGAAAAGGGAGCCCGCCCTTTCAAACGTCACCGGCGGGCTTTCCGGCCCGGCCATAAAACCCATCGCGTTACGGATGGTGTGGCAATGTTACAAATCCGTTAAAATACCTATCTTCGGCATCGGTGGCGTGGTGTCGGCGGAGGATGTGGTAGAGTTCATCATGGCCGGGGCCACGGCCGTGCAGGTGGGCTCCATGAACTTTGTGGACCCGTATATCTGCAAGCGCCTCAAAGATGAACTGCCCGAGGTTCTATCAGACCTTGGGGTTCAAGACATAAACGAAATAATCGGCGCCGCCCACAGCCTGTGA
- a CDS encoding amidohydrolase, with translation MDVVTPDETITKGLILTKKGLIEYVGPGRAFDKNAYDTIDLSGLTLCPGLIDAHTHLGVYAEGAGEPGEDGNEMSDPVTPHVRAIDSIDANDMAIMEARNSGVTTVMITPGSANVIGGMVCAAKTTGRTADEMVINTCIGQKMATGENPKRVYGSNKKSPMTRMGIAALIRSALVDAVNYKEKLKKKKADTARDLKMEALVPVIEGKTMARVHAHKADDIMTAIRIAEEFKLKVVIEHGTEAYKIADILAKKKIPVNIGPTTSTRSKVELKDLARDNAARCIKAGVHVSLITDHPVIPLEELRQEAVKLARDHGVARSVALKTVTINPAITLGIEGRVGSLRKGKDADMAVYTGHPMDPAATCVMTVINGCVVFDGRIKNP, from the coding sequence ATGGATGTTGTCACCCCGGACGAAACCATAACAAAGGGATTAATACTCACCAAAAAAGGGCTCATAGAATACGTTGGCCCCGGCAGGGCGTTCGACAAGAACGCGTACGATACCATTGATCTATCGGGGCTTACCTTATGCCCTGGCCTTATAGACGCCCACACGCACCTGGGGGTGTATGCAGAGGGGGCCGGGGAGCCGGGGGAGGATGGCAACGAGATGAGCGACCCGGTTACCCCCCATGTCCGCGCCATAGACTCCATAGACGCCAACGACATGGCCATTATGGAGGCCAGGAATTCCGGCGTCACCACGGTGATGATAACCCCCGGCTCGGCGAACGTCATCGGCGGAATGGTTTGCGCCGCCAAAACCACCGGGAGGACCGCCGACGAGATGGTGATAAACACTTGTATCGGCCAAAAAATGGCCACCGGCGAAAATCCGAAACGGGTTTACGGCTCCAACAAAAAATCCCCCATGACGCGGATGGGCATAGCCGCCCTTATCCGGTCGGCGCTGGTGGACGCTGTGAATTACAAAGAGAAGCTGAAAAAGAAGAAAGCGGACACCGCGCGGGACTTGAAGATGGAAGCCCTTGTGCCGGTGATAGAGGGTAAAACCATGGCCAGAGTCCACGCCCATAAGGCCGATGACATTATGACCGCCATCCGCATCGCAGAGGAGTTCAAACTGAAGGTAGTCATTGAACATGGCACCGAGGCTTACAAGATCGCCGATATCCTGGCTAAAAAGAAAATCCCCGTTAACATAGGCCCCACAACTTCCACCCGGAGCAAGGTGGAGCTTAAAGACCTGGCGCGGGACAACGCCGCAAGGTGCATCAAGGCGGGAGTCCATGTGTCGCTTATCACGGACCATCCCGTAATCCCCCTGGAAGAGTTGAGGCAGGAAGCGGTGAAGCTGGCGCGGGACCATGGGGTTGCCCGGAGCGTGGCGCTGAAAACCGTCACCATAAACCCCGCCATTACTTTGGGGATTGAAGGGCGCGTGGGCTCTTTGCGGAAAGGCAAGGACGCGGACATGGCCGTGTACACGGGCCACCCGATGGATCCGGCGGCCACATGCGTTATGACGGTGATAAACGGCTGTGTGGTGTTTGACGGCAGGATAAAGAACCCCTAG
- a CDS encoding MotA/TolQ/ExbB proton channel family protein, whose product MWPILFFSVYAVALIVERWLKYRKDEHALNGELACMLELSAYSAKDHERFAGSVVTGKIATAIYKGRDMDHEHLKDKARNAFMDETAAVERHLGAISVIATLLPMLGLLGTVVGMIISFNSIALHGTGDPKVLANGISQALITTEAGLVASIPLIYLHQILSVRAESIIRKLDEFATHLTHIIRNENSEVGE is encoded by the coding sequence ATGTGGCCCATCCTGTTCTTTTCAGTGTACGCGGTGGCCCTCATCGTGGAGCGGTGGCTCAAGTACAGAAAAGACGAACACGCCTTAAACGGTGAGCTGGCATGTATGCTGGAGCTTTCTGCCTATTCGGCGAAGGATCATGAAAGGTTCGCCGGATCGGTGGTTACGGGCAAAATAGCCACGGCCATTTATAAAGGTCGTGATATGGACCACGAGCATCTAAAAGACAAGGCCCGCAACGCGTTCATGGACGAAACGGCCGCCGTGGAGCGGCATCTTGGGGCCATCTCGGTTATAGCCACCCTCCTGCCGATGCTGGGCCTTTTGGGGACGGTGGTAGGGATGATAATTTCCTTTAACTCCATTGCCCTGCACGGCACGGGGGACCCGAAGGTGCTTGCCAACGGCATCTCCCAGGCGCTTATCACCACAGAGGCTGGGCTGGTGGCCTCCATACCCTTAATTTACCTGCATCAAATACTTAGTGTACGGGCCGAAAGCATAATAAGGAAGCTGGACGAGTTCGCCACCCATCTGACGCACATCATCCGGAATGAGAATTCCGAGGTAGGCGAATAG
- a CDS encoding biopolymer transporter ExbD, with protein MYYQRTRKKGPEIQMAPLIDMVFLLLIFFMVATVFPEETGVEVEKPEADTSKPLQKGNLIFAITRDGQHFHAGENISMGRANAIIRGAMAENPQTMIIVEVDKNAITDYLIRFLDTAREAGAKNIAVATKPGYEK; from the coding sequence ATGTATTACCAGCGAACCCGCAAGAAGGGGCCGGAAATACAGATGGCCCCGCTCATAGACATGGTGTTTCTGCTTCTCATCTTTTTTATGGTGGCCACGGTTTTCCCGGAAGAAACCGGGGTGGAGGTGGAGAAACCCGAGGCAGACACATCCAAGCCTTTACAGAAGGGTAACCTTATATTCGCAATAACCCGGGACGGGCAACACTTCCATGCCGGAGAGAACATTTCTATGGGCCGGGCCAACGCCATAATCCGTGGCGCCATGGCCGAAAATCCACAAACGATGATAATCGTGGAAGTGGACAAGAACGCAATTACAGATTATTTGATCCGGTTTCTGGACACCGCCAGGGAAGCTGGCGCTAAAAACATAGCCGTGGCTACAAAGCCGGGTTATGAAAAATGA
- a CDS encoding energy transducer TonB, which translates to MNSQDRRWQVAFLLSFLINGALLWLLPLLTSFRISDTDRSKIIPIQVVRLDSVPGPESMTMSGSAPPPPPPAPAPKKEKIIPVKEERAVSPVAQKEVIGLNAEVAPVEEESTVAGVPGGVPGGAPGGVVSDRPYFQPVYSLTKIPSFSRRVDPKYPESERMAGKEGKVLAEVDLDEKGIIVNFRIIKSGGKNFDTAVETALRKSVFLPGYIRETPVPVRVQIPFVFKLR; encoded by the coding sequence ATGAACAGCCAGGACCGCCGCTGGCAGGTAGCTTTCCTGTTATCTTTTCTCATAAACGGCGCCCTGCTATGGCTTTTGCCTCTGCTGACCTCCTTCAGGATATCGGATACGGATCGGTCCAAAATCATCCCCATCCAGGTGGTGCGGTTGGACAGCGTCCCCGGGCCGGAATCCATGACCATGAGCGGTTCCGCTCCTCCACCTCCGCCACCGGCGCCAGCGCCGAAAAAGGAAAAAATAATCCCGGTAAAAGAGGAGCGGGCCGTAAGCCCGGTGGCGCAAAAGGAGGTGATAGGGCTTAATGCGGAGGTAGCTCCCGTAGAGGAGGAATCAACTGTGGCGGGCGTGCCGGGCGGCGTGCCCGGAGGGGCGCCGGGCGGCGTTGTAAGCGACAGGCCATATTTTCAGCCGGTGTATTCCCTTACAAAGATCCCATCTTTTTCCAGAAGGGTGGACCCTAAATATCCCGAGTCCGAACGTATGGCCGGCAAAGAGGGCAAAGTGCTGGCGGAGGTGGACCTGGACGAAAAGGGCATTATCGTAAATTTCCGGATAATTAAAAGTGGAGGTAAGAATTTCGATACCGCCGTGGAGACTGCTTTACGAAAAAGCGTGTTCCTGCCGGGATACATCCGTGAAACTCCGGTGCCGGTACGGGTGCAGATTCCGTTTGTGTTCAAGCTTAGATAA